Within the Paramormyrops kingsleyae isolate MSU_618 chromosome 2, PKINGS_0.4, whole genome shotgun sequence genome, the region AAGAGCAGTAGACCTCATTAGGCACACGACCGAAAGCCAGCAGGAAACTGGAACTGAAACTGTCTGTTGACCTACTTGGTTCATCAATGCAGTCGTGCAAAAACGCTGAAATCCTCAAAGACTCCTCCAGCCTTTGTTCCTGTGCATCTCTGCCACAAAATGTCCGGCACCCATGCTTACCTTCCTGGTTAATACCAACTGCTTTTGGCACCATTTTGGAGTAATGGACACAAACTCTCAACCATTGTTTTAATCCGCAACCATCCCCAGCTGCAAGGCATCTGAATATTCACTCCAGAAAAGGCAGGCACAAGGACAGGGAGTCGACACGCAACAGAACatcaaaaactaaaataattatgTAGCCTTTATTTAATACGAGACCTCCTCTACACAGCCCGGGACCTCGatcaacccctcccccccacccacaaacTTGAGCAACCCTTGCACACGCACACAACACACCACTGCTGTTGCACAGAACGCACTACAGGGCACATGCAGAAAATGTTAAAGGTCAAATTAACTGCAAAACACGccagtcatttttaaaaaaatcagtccTTTATAAAACACTTGTACGTCAGTGTAAAGGTTGGTGGTAAAATCTAAAAACACTAAAGGAAGAACTAAACAGCACCATCTTCTGGCTATAAAGCTTATATTCTCCTCACAGCGTCATCGATTTCAGAGATCTGCTCCTTCAATTGGTTCCACTGCTCTGGATTCAAGGAAATGCCTGGAAATGTACAAAATGGAGGAAGGTCACCCATGCGCAGTCATTTCTTTTTGGAATAATGTACTATAGTGAATGTTTCTTGCTGCAATAAACCAGTTACAAGcacaatcaaaataaatatttactgtCCCACCATCCCTAATGTCACAACAAGAAAGGTGGTTCAGCTTCTTGGTTTTCCCTAATGCATCAGTTACACCTGCATAACTACACAAGTATTGGCCAGTTATGATGTATACAAGTGTAAACCCAGCAGCAGTAAAGAAACCCTACACTCTGAAAGAGATACTCCAAAATAGCCAGTATCTCATTACAGATGATTCCTGCCAGAGTGGGAGTTTCTCCAGGTGCCTTACAGGACAGTTACCTTTGCGGCCCGGCTTCATTTCTCCCTCCTGATCCATCCAGTACTCGCGGATGTCGATCAACACTTTGCCTTTGAAGTCCCTGACGCTGACATACCTCATCTTCCCAATCTGGGTGGCAAATGGCACACAtgcatccggggggggggggggggacagaaggTGTTAATCAGTGGCTAAAGCCTCGATAATGCAACGCGGATGAAAACAGTAACATATGTTTTACGGAATTTCAGAGCAGTAGGCAGATCCCTTTAGATACAAGTGCAGATGGCCTCGGTGCTCTGGGTAAACGTGCACCACACGTAAGTAGAAACATCATGGTGCTTCATGGCCTACAACATACTACTGTTGCGTTTTTCTTCAAAGCAACATATTCAACATGTTCAATGGGCCAAAATAAATTAGATTATTCTGCCtgtcatgggatttgaactcacTATCTTCTGGGTATATAACCCAAACCTACCGAACTGCGCAGTACACACCTGGAACATGTTGTCATCCTTGCTCTTGCCACCTTTGGAGGGGCCACCAGCCCGGGAGCTCTCGCCACTCTTCTGCTTCTTTGCCGGTTTCTCTTGTGCTGCAGGAGCCTTCCTCTTCGCCTGAAAGAATCCATACAGTCTGCATGGGTGTAAACCCAGTAGCAGCCAAGAAACACTACCCTCTGAAACAGATATACTCCCAAACAGTCAGGGCAGTTAAGAGCTCGCATGTTAAGACAGGTGTGGCATTGGCAAGTTGTGTAGAGGTATGGATCAGGGCTGCCAGGAGCTGCATGAAACGGGGAAGCGCACCTTTGTCTCGACCTCACTGTCTGAGTCACTGCCAGAGGAGGACGACGACAGCACCTCTTTTGACTTGGGCATTCTGAAACAAACAGGGCAGGATGGTTTAGTCGTGGAGCACAATGCATCACCTGCTGCCCTCTCATCTAGACGATTCATCTTCCAAACCGAGAAACCATCCAGAAACCAAATGACAAATCCTCATTTTCCCAGCACGGATTCCTATATCTGGATATGACAGCCAGAATGCATCTCTTCAGCCTTGACAAGATATAGAAAGCTCATTAAATgattgtaaataattaaaatgattcCACTCTACTAAGTCCATGAAGGTCCTGAAAAGGTTAAGATACCGCAAGGATCGATTCCTTCAAAGGTGAAAACTGACTGGCTGAACAAAGACGGGTCAGAcacaattataaaaataaacaccatTCATACACTCTGAGTAGCATCACTGGAAAATTGTTATCCAAGAAATGGGTAGGGGTGTCATTTTTCTATAGCACATACATGTAAACTGAACCCAGTTGCATCAAATATCTGTTGGTCACCTGCGTGCACATTTAGCTAGTCACTTAACACAGGTACTAAAATTATTTCGTCACAGCATCTTGCTATGCAAAACAGAATCAAAGAGCCAGAAAATAATGGATATTTTGCATGGAAGcattgcaaataataataagaagaatcCTCAAATGTAATGTTCGCCATTGAGGCATCGCCTAAAATGAAGACCTGCCCTTGTCACAGCCTTCCAGCAGATCTTTCTGCTACGCCATTCGCGGCCGGCCTAGGCAGCGCGCGCGAGGAGACAGGGACGCCGAGACGGGGCGGGCTTCCTCCGGCAGCCGGCCACCGCGCCTCCTCGCTGCGTCTGAACGACCGCACAGTTCCGAGCAGATGAACGGGGTTTGTGAGGCAGGATGGGCTGCAAGCAAGAGACGATGCGGTGCCGCGGAAGCACGTTCTTCTTCGGCAggctatgctatgctatgctagGCTAGGCTACGATAAGGTTAAGCTATCTAAACACGCAGAAAGGAGAAGAGGAAGACGGAGAGCGCATCTTCAACAAACGCAGTAGAAATACATTTCGCAGTGCCGCAGCTGATAACTGCTTTTGTTAAACAGGTTCGCATGTTTTTTTCCACACTTTTACCCTTATctaaattacagtttttttttttaataaaaatagaatATCATTCCTACTTACATGAGAGTAATAGAGCTGCTGTCTGAGATGGTGTTCACGCGCGGCGCTCAGCCTTTCCCGCAGACGTTAACCCACTTTTTCAGAGCTGGGACGCCATTGGCCACAGTGGGTCACGTGCTTTTACATAGCTCATGGGAAATTAAGTTCTGCGGTCTTTTCACGGTGTGAGCGTTGCTACAATGGCGTAATTAACTTCATGCACAGTATTTATGAAGTGGGTTGTTTTTGTGCCTTTGTTTATTCTGTACATGTATGTTCAGCAAAGATTATTTTAGgcattttaaaagtattttttttactttgcaaCGTGGAAGAAACTGTGCACTGGATAACAATGGAATTGATGTTTAAAATAAAGTGATTTAACGTAAAAGGTTATAATTTCCAACATTAATTTTCTATGGACATTCCACAGTAACACCGAAATAAATTATAcgtcattttcatttttgaagATTGATTAGCAGTAGCACATTAGTACAATTGATTAGCACTTATGTCTCTTCACATAGTAAATAGTGACATGTTCTATTTTATATTACATACATTCAGTAAAGTACTTCAACATAATTTGATGAGTTAACATAGCAGAATATATTTTGCATATATTCTCTTTCGGCATTAAAGAGGATAGATGTATTAGTAAAATTTCTGTGTGGCATTTGGgaggatagatagatggatggacccAGAAGGATATCCATTGTGATTCAGTCGGTAGGACTGTTGCATCACACATCCAGGgttgtgtttgtgcgtgtgtctATGTTAAGATCACATGTTTTTTCTGTGTCACGCGGGTTTCTTCCAAGACATACAGTTACTATATCATGCATATAAGTTGGTCATAGTGTGTGcttgtatgtgccctgtgatggactggcatcctactCAAGACTTGTGCTCTGTGTCATTTGGGACtgactccagaccccctgttACCCCAACCAGGACAAGGAGATAATAGTAAGTAGAATATGGATAAGGAAATATATGCTGGGGAGAGACAGGGCTGCGATCGATGGCCACCTGGAACACCAGACATTTCCCTAGCAAATGTTATCATGGGgccattcagaaaaaaatattgtgggGTCCTCAAAGTCCAGGGCCAATTTTTAATCCCATTACAGCCCTGGGAATGGACAAAGACACGTATTTCATAATCTTCAGGAAGAAATTGAAGAAGTATTCAATATTATACCATACTACACGGATCCCATTCTAACAAACGAACAACCACTTGTGTacttgtgtttaaaaaaaaacaataaaaaattgtGGTATTAATAATATGATATAACGTTACAACATATAAGGCAATTTAACATAATGTGTTTTGTATCAGACGAGCCTATACGGAATGTAGGTTAAAAAATAGATCATTTTGAAATTCCCAGATTTTCTTCAAACACGCAACACGCATGCGCGCCTTTTCTTGCTGAACCGTTTCTTGTGCGACGCCGCGGCGCGCCGCGAATGAGAAAGGGGTTAGGAGTCAGAGTGCGCTGGAGAGCAGGAAACCAATGATACCCATATGTCCTGTGGTCTCTTTCACCTACGGTGAGTTAAATGCGTATAAACATTTATGTGGTACGCATATAAAACGTAAATTGATATAAAAATCGCGTGCTGAGGTTTGTGAGTGACAGTAACGATGAGATGAACGCATCCTTTGGGAGGCGTCTCAGTGTGCCGAATGAGACCCCGTACTGCAATGCCGGCTAGCTGGGCTTTCTCGCCGAGTGGTCATTTTTCATGCATCCGTCTTTCCGCAGTGCCCAGCCGGCTAGGTGAAGATGCCAAAATGGCTACCGGCAACTACTTTGGGTTTACGCACGGCGCTGCTGCGCAGTATAGGTGAGCATTGCGTGGGTCTGGGAACCGGTGCCGAGGCTGTGCGCTAAGGTGCACATCCTATACAGTCGAATATTGTGTTTTGGGTCCTTTTCAATTCACTGTGCTCGATCTGGCTATGCATTTACATTATTAATGAGTTTCACACTATAAGCCGTTAAGTATATTTTTAACAGTTGGTAAGGAACATGCTGTAGAATTTCAcgattattat harbors:
- the LOC111855111 gene encoding activated RNA polymerase II transcriptional coactivator p15 — protein: MPKSKEVLSSSSSGSDSDSEVETKAKRKAPAAQEKPAKKQKSGESSRAGGPSKGGKSKDDNMFQIGKMRYVSVRDFKGKVLIDIREYWMDQEGEMKPGRKGISLNPEQWNQLKEQISEIDDAVRRI